A window of Lepus europaeus isolate LE1 chromosome 11, mLepTim1.pri, whole genome shotgun sequence contains these coding sequences:
- the FURIN gene encoding furin, translating into MELRPWLLWVLATAGALVLLAANACSQRVFTNTWAVRIPGGLAVADSVARKHGFLNLGQIFGDYYHFWHRAVAKRSLSPHRLRHSRLHREPQVQWLEQQVAKRRSKRDVYQEPTDPKFPQQWYLSGVAQRDLNVKEAWAQGYTGHGIVVSILDDGIEKNHPDLAGNYDPGASFDVNDQDPDPQPRYTQMNDNRHGTRCAGEVAAVANNGVCGVGVAYNARIGGVRMLDGEVTDAVEARSLGLNPNHIHIYSASWGPEDDGKTVDGPARLAEEAFFRGVSQGRGGLGSIFVWASGNGGREHDSCNCDGYTNSIYTLSISSATQLGNVPWYSEACSSTLATTYSSGNQNEKQIVTTDLRQKCTESHTGTSASAPLAAGIIALTLEANKNLTWRDMQHLVVQTSKPAHLNANDWTTNGVGRKVSHSYGYGLLDAGAMVALAQNWTTVAPQRKCIIDILTEPKDIGKRLEVRKTVTACLGEPSHITRLEHAQARLTLSYNRRGDLAIHLVSPMGTRSTLLAARPHDYSADGFNDWAFMTTHSWDEDPSGEWVLEIENTSEANNYGTLTKFTLVLYGTAPEGPPAPPESSGCKTPTSSQACVVCEEGFSLHQKSCVQHCPPGFAPQVLDTHYSTENDVETIRASVCLPCHSSCATCRGPAPTDCLSCPSHASLDPVQQACSRQGQSSRESPPQQPPPLPPGAGGEPRLQAGLLPSHLPEVVAGLSCAFIVLVFATVFLVLQLRSGFSFRGVKVYTMDRGLISYKGLPPEAWQEECPSDSEEDEGRGERTAFIKDQSVL; encoded by the exons ATGGAGCTGAGGCCCTGGTTGCTATGGGTGCTAGCCACAGCAGGAGCCCTGGTCCTGCTGGCAGCCAACGCCTGTAGCCAGAGGGTCTTCACCAACACATGGGCCGTGCGCATCCCCGGGGGCCTGGCGGTGGCTGACAGTGTGGCGCGGAAGCATGGATTCCTCAACCTAGGCCAG ATCTTTGGCGACTATTACCACTTCTGGCATCGAGCAGTGGCAAAGCGGTCGCTGTCGCCTCACCGCCTGCGGCACAGCCGGCTGCACAGGGAGCCTCAA gtCCAGTGGCTGGAGCAGCAGGTGGCAAAGCGACGGAGCAAACGGGATGTGTACCAGGAGCCCACGGACCCCAAGTTCCCCCAGCAGTGGTACCTG TCTGGTGTCGCTCAGCGGGACCTGAACGTGAAGGAGGCCTGGGCCCAGGGCTACACGGGGCACGGTATCGTGGTCTCCATCCTGGACGACGGCATTGAGAAGAACCACCCGGATTTGGCAGGCAATTAT GATCCTGGGGCCAGTTTCGATGTCAATGACCAGGACCCTGACCCCCAGCCCCGGTACACCCAGATGAACGATAATAG GCACGGCACGCGGTGCGCAGGcgaagtggctgcagtggccaacaACGGTGTTTGCGGTGTGGGCGTGGCCTATAATGCCCGCATTGGAG GGGTGCGCATGCTGGATGGCGAGGTGACGGACGCGGTGGAGGCGCGCTCGCTGGGCCTGAACCCCAACCACATCCACATCTACAGCGCCAGCTGGGGCCCTGAGGACGACGGCAAGACCGTGGACGGGCCGGCCCGCCTGGCCGAGGAGGCCTTCTTCCGAGGGGTCAGCCAG GGCCGAGGAGGGCTCGGCTCCATCTTCGTCTGGGCCTCGGGGAACGGGGGCCGTGAGCACGACAGTTGCAACTGTGACGGCTACACCAACAGCATCTACACGCTGTCCATCAGCAGCGCCACGCAGCTGGGCAACGTGCCCTGGTACAGCGAGGCCTGCTCGTCCACGCTGGCCACCACCTACAGCAGCGGCAACCAGAACGAGAAGCAGATC GTGACCACCGACTTGCGGCAGAAGTGCACAGAGTCTCACACGGGCACCTCCGCCTCGGCCCCCCTGGCAGCCGGCATCATCGCACTCACCCTGGAGGCCAA TAAGAACCTTACCTGGCGTGACATGCAGCACCTGGTGGTACAGACCTCAAAGCCGGCCCACCTCAACGCTAACGACTGGACCACCAACGGCGTGGGCCGCAAAG TGAGCCACTCCTATGGCTACGGGCTACTGGATGCAGGTGCCATGGTGGCCTTGGCTCAGAACTGGACGACAGTGGCCCCCCAGCGGAAATGCATCATTGACATCCTCACGGAGCCCAA GGACATTGGGAAGCGGCTGGAGGTGCGCAAGACGGTGACGGCGTGCCTGGGCGAGCCCAGCCACATCACCCGGCTAGAGCACGCCCAGGCTCGGCTCACCCTGTCCTACAACCGCCGCGGCGACCTGGCCATCCACCTGGTCAGCCCCATGGGCACCCGCTCCACCCTGCTGGCCGCCAG GCCGCACGACTACTCCGCGGACGGCTTCAACGACTGGGCCTTCATGACGACGCATTCCTGGGACGAGGACCCCTCCGGCGAGTGGGTCCTGGAGATTGAGAACACCAGCGAGGCCAACAACTACG GGACACTCACCAAGTTCACCCTCGTGCTCTACGGCACGGCTCCCGAAGGGCCGCCCGCGCCCCCGGAAAGCAGCGGCTGCAAGACGCCCACGTCGAGCCAGGCCTGCGTGG TGTGCGAGGAAGGCTTCTCCCTGCACCAGAAGAGCTGTGTCCAGCACTGCCCGCCGGGCTTCGCCCCCCAAGTCCTCGATACACACTACAGCACCGAGAACGACGTGGAGACCATCCGGGCCAGCGTCTGCCTCCCCTGCCACAGCTCGTGCGCCACCTGCCGGGGGCCGGCCCCCACGGACTGCCTCAGCTGCCCCAGCCACGCCTCCCTGGACCCCGTGCAGCAGGCGTGCTCCCGGCAAGGCCAGAGCAGCCGTGAGTCGCCAccgcagcagccgccgccgctgccgcccggggctgggggggagCCGCGGCTGCAGGCGGGGCTGCTGCCCTCGCACCTGCCCGAGGTGGTGGCCGGGCTCAGCTGCGCCTTCATCGTGCTGGTCTTCGCCACGGTCTTCCTGGTGCTGCAGCTGCGCTCCGGCTTCAGCTTCCGGGGGGTGAAGGTATACACCATGGACAGAGGCCTCATCTCCTACAAGGGGTTGCCCCCCGAAGCCTGGCAGGAGGAGTGCCCCTCGGACTCGGAAGAGGACGAGGGCCGGGGCGAGAGGACCGCCTTTATCAAAGACCAGAGCGTCCTTTGA
- the FES gene encoding tyrosine-protein kinase Fes/Fps gives MGFSSELCSPQGHGAVQQMQEAELRLLEGMRKWMAQRVKSDREYAGLLHHMSTQDSGGQSRGPDSPISQSWAEITSQTEGLSRLLRQHAEDLNSGPLSKLSLLIRERQQLRKSYSEQWQQLQQELTKTHSQDIEKLKSQYRALARDSAQARRKYQEASKDKDRDKAKDKYVRSLWKLFAQHNRYVLGVRAAQLHHQHHYQLLLPGLLQSLQDLHEEMARVLKEILQEYLEISSLVQDEVVAIHREMAAAVARIQPEAEYQGFLRQYGSVPDIPPCVTFDESLLEDGEQMEPGELQLNELTVESVQHTLTSVTDELATASQVVLSRQEVVTQLQRELQEEEQNTHPRARVQLLGKKQALQEALQGLQGALCTQAKLQAQQELLQAKLEQLGPGEPPPVLLLQDDRHSTSSSEQEREGGRTPTLEILRTHISGIFRPKFSLPPPLQLVPEVQKPLHEQLWYHGAIPRAEVAELLTHCGDFLVRESQGKQEAVLSVLWDGLPRHFIIQSSDNLYRLEGDGFPSIPLLIDHLLQTQQPLTKKSGVVLRRAVPKDKWVLKHEDLVLGEQIGRGNFGEVFSGRLRADNTLVAVKSCRETLPPDLKAKFLQEARILKQYSHPNIVRLIGVCTQKQPIYIVMELVQGGDFLTFLRTEGGRLRVKTLLQMVGDAAAGMEYLESKCCIHRDLAARNCLVTEKHVLKISDFGMSREEADGIYAASGGLRQVPVKWTAPEALNYGRYSSESDVWSFGILLWETFSLGASPYPNLSNQQTREFVEKGGRLPCPELCPDAVFRLMEQCWAHEPGQRPSFSTIYQELQSIRKRHR, from the exons ATGGGCTTCTCTTCGGAGCTGTGCAGCCCCCAGGGCCACGGGGCTGTCCAGCAGATGCAGGAGGCCGAGCTGCGCCTGCTGGAGGGCATGAGGAAGTGGATGGCCCAGCGGGTGAAGAGTGACAGGGAGTACGccggcctgctgcaccacatgtcCACACAGGACAGCGGGGGCCAGAGCCGGGGCCCTGACAGCCCCATCAGCCAG TCCTGGGCGGAGATCACCAGCCAGACGGAGGGTCTTAGCCGCTTGCTGCGGCAGCATGCGGAAGATCTGAACTCGGGGCCCCTGAGCAAGCTGAGCCTGCTGATCCGGGAGCGCCAGCAGCTGCGCAAGTCCTACAGCGAGCAGTGGCAGCAGCTGCAACAGGAGCTCACCAAG acccacagccagGACATTGAGAAACTGAAGAGCCAGTACCGAGCCCTGGCACGGGACAGTGCCCAAGCCAGGCGCAAGTACCAGGAAGCCAGCAAAG ACAAAGACCGCGACAAGGCCAAGGACAAGTACGTGCGCAGCCTGTGGAAGCTCTTTGCCCAGCACAACCGCTATGTGCTGGGTGTGCGGGCCGCCCAGCTGCACCACCAGCACCACTACCAGCTCCTGCTGCCCGGCCTGTTGCAGTCACTGCAGGACCTGCATGAGGAGATGGCGCGTGTCCT GAAGGAGATCCTGCAGGAGTACCTGGAGATCAGTAGCCTGGTGCAGGATGAAGTGGTGGCCATTCACCGGGAGATGGCTGCAGCGGTCGCCCGCATCCAGCCCGAGGCCGAGTACCAAGGCTTCCTGCGCCAGTATGG GTCCGTCCCCGACATCCCCCCCTGCGTCACCTTTGACGAGTCGCTCCTCGAGGACGGTGAGCAGATGGAGCCCGGGGAGCTGCAGCTGAACGAGCTGACTGTGGAGAGCGTGCAGCACAC ATTGACCTCGGTGACAGATGAGCTGGCGACGGCCAGCCAGGTGGTGCTGAGCCGGCAGGAGGTGGTCACTCAGTTACAGCGTGAGCTCCAGGAGGAGGAACAGAACACACACCCCCGGGCCCG GGTACAACTGTTGGGCAAGAAGCAGGCGCTGCAGGAGGCGCTGCAGGGGCTACAGGGAGCACTGTGCACCCAGGCCAAGCTGCAGGCGCAGCAGGAGCTGCTGCAGGccaagctggagcagctgggccccggCGAGCCCCCGCCTGTGCTGCTCCTGCAGGATGATCGCCACTCCACGTCGTCCTCG GAGCAGGAGCGAGAGGGGGGCAGGACGCCCACGCTGGAGATCCTTAGGACTCACATCTCGGGAATCTTCCGCCCCAAGTTCTCC CTCCCGCCACCGCTGCAGCTCGTTCCCGAGGTGCAGAAGCCGCTGCACGAGCAGCTCTGGTACCACGGGGCCATCCCACGGGCCGAGGTGGCTGAGCTGCTGACGCACTGCGGGGACTTCCTGGTGCGGGAGAGCCAGGGCAAGCAGGAGGCCGTGCTGTCGGTGCTGTGGGACGGCCTGCCCCGCCACTTCATCATCCAGTCCTCGGAC AACCTGTACCGACTGGAAGGGGACGGTTTTCCCAGCATCCCCTTGCTCATCGACCACCTGCTGCAAACCCAGCAGCCCCTGACCAAGAAGAGTGGTGTGGTCCTGCGCAGGGCCGTGCCCAAG gacaAGTGGGTGCTGAAGCACGAGGACCTGGTGCTGGGCGAGCAGATCGGGCGG GGGAACTTCGGGGAAGTGTTCAGCGGCCGCCTGCGAGCTGACAACACCCTGGTGGCCGTGAAGTCCTGTCGTGAGACCCTTCCGCCCGACCTCAAGGCCAAGTTTCTGCAGGAAGCGAG GATCCTGAAGCAGTACAGCCACCCCAACATTGTGCGCCTCATTGGCGTCTGCACCCAGAAGCAGCCCATCTACATCGTTATGGAGCTAGTGCAGG ggggcGACTTCCTGACCTTCCTCCGGACGGAGGGGGGCCGCCTGCGGGTGAAGACCCTGCTGCAGATGGTGGGCGACGCGGCGGCTGGCATGGAGTACCTGGAGAGCAAGTGCTGCATCCATCG GGACCTGGCTGCTCGCAACTGCCTGGTGACGGAGAAGCACGTTCTAAAGATCAGCGACTTCGGGATGTCCCGGGAGGAAGCCGACGGGATCTATGCAGCCTCGGGCGGCCTCAGACAGGTGCCCGTGAAGTGGACGGCTCCCGAGGCCCTTAACTATG GCCGCTACTCCTCGGAGAGTGACGTGTGGAGCTTTGGCATCCTGCTATGGGAGACCTTCAGCCTGGGGGCCTCCCCGTACCCCAACCTCAGCAACCAGCAGACCCGGGAGTTTGTGGAAAAGG GGGGCCGCCTGCCCtgcccagagctgtgccctgACGCCGTGTTCAGGCTCATGGAGCAGTGCTGGGCCCATGAGCCCGGGCAGCGGCCCAGCTTCAGCACCATATACCAGGAGCTGCAAAGCATCCGCAAGCGGCATCGGTGA